TTCAAACTTCCCTTTCTGTTAGGTACTGTAACATTCTACTTTCTGAAGCTTTGTTAAAGCAGTATAGGCTTTCTGTCCCCTCCTACTTAGCATTCCTCTTTCCCCTCATAGTATAGGAGTTAGCCTATTCCCTGTTACATTAATTTCCCCCTCTCTGCAGTGTGAAGTTCCAGTTAAGGGTAATAAAGTGAAGTGTACTGCAGGCTATCCTTTCAGGTAAAGGGTATAGCTCAAGATCTTTTGGGAGCCTCCGCTGCCCTTTAGGAAGCTGCCTCATCCCCTCTCCACCTGACAGAACCCCCTTGGTCAAACTGTGCCTGTCTTCTTATTCCATCCACGAATAGAAACGCTATCAGTCAACGACACCCCGGACGTTCTGGACAGGCAGAAATGCCTTGCTGCCTTGGCGTCACTCCGACACGCCAAGTGGTTCCAGGTTTGCATTTTGTTCTTATATTTGTCTTTATGTAGCCAGTTAAAGTTTACAAATTATCTAACTTTATATTAAAGTACTTTAACATTGGACAATAGTTGTGCTGAACTTAGCGTCTGTCAACCATACAGTTGCTAAAGAAGCACTTAAGCGAATTTAATGTTCAaagatgaaactttttttaatgagtaGATGCATAGTTGCTGCTTTGTGTTAAGAGTAATGTCGCTTTTGTACACTGTAATTACTATTACATTATAAAATTGTAATGTAAATATATATTGTTTACCCTTGACAAAGTAGCACTGCAAAAATTAATATTTGTCTGCACATTAATTGGTTTGGTATTTTTATTGAATATGCCTTTGCTTGATTACTTATTCTAGGCCAGGGCTAATGGTCTGAAATCGTGCGTCATAGTCATCAGGGTGCTGAGAGATCTGTGTACTCGGGTTCCTACTTGGGGACCACTTAGAGGATGGGtaattcttacttttttttttttgttactgttttcTGAATTGTTTGGTTTTATTCTTTAAGTCACTGGAGAGAACTGTTCTTCAGTCTGAAATTCCATTTTCACAAATTGCAACTTACTTTAATTTGAAGAAATTGAATTATTCTGTTTTTGAAATATACACTTGAAGACTTTCTATATGATATAGTCACATACTTTGGATCTGTGGGCTGAAATTAAAGTAACTTCTAAACTTATGGCAGTTACAGTCCTCTGCTTCTTATATCCAATTTGGCGATTATTTTGCTGTTGCTTAGGCATCTGCTGTAAAGTTTCCCTAAAACAGTCGTGTGTGCgaatctcactttttaaaatcacgTGTCTTACAGCctctggagctgctgtgtgaaaAATCAATTGGAACAGCTAatagaccaatgggagctggtgaGGCCTTGAGGAGAGTGCTTGAATGTCTTGCATCAGGAATTGTTATGCCAGGTTAGATGGTTCTCTGCATATACATTTCAAAGCAAGGAATCACATGGAATGCGATTAAAGTTTGGTGCATTGTAGTATTGTGTAGTAGTTACAAGAACCCCCTCGTTGTCAGGGATgatttaggtcagtggttctcaacctgtttactGTTGTGGGgttgcatatgtggcccacaatgtgttatgtgggccgcatccaatactacctgtatggccctgaagaTGTCACATGGTCCGTAggtctgtgctgattgggctgaaagccagcctgtgggctgcaggttgagaacctctggtctaggtatacttgatcctgcctcagcgtGAGAAGGACAAGATGGCctctcagccccccagccctacatttctatggttctgtgtTTGCAGAGTTGAGATATAAAAGTTCATAAAAATGTGTAGTGTATATGGGTATTACGGTACCATGGTTTTATTTAGGGTACATGGACCCATGATGATAAGCCCTGTAGTGTGAAGTACCAGGTTCTACAAGTGTTAAATTGGTTGTCTTACTTTCTAAGTGGTTTTGACCAACTTCACTTATAATTGTACTTGTAAAATAATCCAgataaatttcaaaatgttggacATTGATCAGTGTTACACAGATGAGTATTGAATGATGCCAAGGGAATACTTAGTTTAGTTTTTTTAGAAACACTAGGATAATTCTCTGCATATCTTCCTTGTTTCCTGCCTTCAGATGGTTCTGGTATTTATGATCCTTGTGAAAAAGAAGCCACTGATGCTATTGGGCATCTAGACAGACAACAAAGGGAAGATATCACACAGAGTGCTCAGGTATAGTTTTGCCTACAGATGTTGCAAAAACTTAATGAGTTCAATTTATGTTGAACTTCCCTATTGGTTAATGGTAGTTTAGTAACCTCACTGAggttggttttaatttttttcatacctAGTCATGTAAAAAAATGGGTCTCACACTAAAAAAGAAATTTATAGTTTGATCTACCAGAAGCAAAGTATCAGGTTTTAAGTAGTGACTTACCACTATGGCCCAGGTTTTGGATTGAATTTAGAATTCTAAGGAGCCATCCTATTTAAACTGAGGTGTCTTTTTTTTGGtatgttttttgttggttttttttgtttgttttttgtttttttgtacagGGGTGGGTAGAAGATTCCTCTTTGAACCTCTGCAGTGAGCAAATATTACTTTAACGACTTGTGCATCCCATTAACATGTGTTCCATCTTTCTAGcatgctctgagacttgctgcttttGGCCAGCTTCACAAGGTCTTGGGGATGGATCCCCTGCCTTCCAAGATGCCCAAGAAACCAAAGAACGAAAATCCAGTTGACTACACTGGTAGGTATTGTAATAAACGAATACATTCTCAGTGCCCAGTGCTCTTGCTACTCTGTCACTCAGTAATTGATATATTTAGCTGCCTCTTATGGTTTTTACAGTCCAGATTCCCCCCAGTACCACATATGCCATCACCCCAATGAAGCGCCCTATGGAGGAGGATGGAGAGGAGAAGTCtcccagcaaaaagaaaaagaagattcAGAAAAAAGGTATTGAGTTAACCAGAGGTAGGCAACAAGTTGATGCTTGAGAGCTGTTTTCAGACTAAATGAGGGGCAAACTGCAGAAGAAAGTGTTTCTTGTGGAATGGCTTGTAAATCTGAGTGACTGGATTTTTCTCCTGCTTTTTAAGGCTTTATCAAGTGTAAATGACCCTTTCAAATCTGTACTTGTAAACAAGAAGTCCACAGTGGCAGATTGTAACCTCTTATTGTCTGAACTCAGTCGTCAAGTTTATCTTAAAACAAATGTGCATGTCTGACAAAGAACAAACTGTTTTCTGTTTAGAGGAAAAAACGGAACCTCCCCAGGCTATGAATGCACTGATGAAATTAAATCAGCTAAAACCTGGTCTCCAGTACAAACTTGTGTCTCAGACTGGTCCAGTTCATGCTCCTATCTTTACTATGTCCGTGGAAGTCGATGGCAGCACATTTGAGGCATCGGGACCTTCCAAAAAGACAGCCAAATTGCATGTGGCTGTAAAGgtaagagttttgtctgcatgtaaacgcttttttttccttcttattcCTTTCTCTAAAAAACGTTAGTATCCAGACAGTTATTCCCTTAAACTTGAACTTCTGGAAGATCATGTTAAAAATTGTATGTGAAGCGTGTAGGCCCTTCTACACTGGATACAGTTTTGTGTTGAAGTTAAAACACTGAAATAGCAGTAGCACTTGATGGATTAAGTACATTGGTAGCCAGAAGACTTGTTGCAAatgtttaaagggcctgggggaatGCTTATAGCGTCCTGGAAGTTCCAGCACCATCAGTGGGGATGGATGAAGCTTGGGCTGATACTACATTTGGAATGAATGGAGGTAGTAATTTCTGGGACAGGGCCAATGGACCCACTTCTACACAGCCTTCTGAGCTGCTTATCGCACAGTAGAGAGCCATGGAGGATATAATATCCGCACTTCTCAATGGCCTttctcccttcccacaccctcAGGTGTTGCAAGATATGGGTTTACCCACAGGAGTGGAAGGCAAAGAGTCTGGAAAAGGAGATGAATCGGCAGAGGAAACAGAACAGAAACCAGTAGTTGTTGCTCCTCCTCCTGTAGTGGAAACTATCTCTACACCCAGTGCTGCCTCTCCTCCCTCAGAGCAAACTTCAGAGGTGAGCACAAACTTTTTACATCTTTTGAAACCAAATCTTTCCTCTAACATTCAGGAGAGCGACGTTGTGACAACTTGCTCAAATGAGTCTTTCACTCATGAGTCTGAAACTCTCaagcactttttaaaaggaatattGTCCACTTGAGTTTCAGTGGTGTTTTGGTTCAATAGTGTGTGCTGAAACTCCTTAGAATCCATAAAATATctgaggatttttttctctcctgttttaAAGGAGTATTCTAAGTAAGGAGTAAACTGACTATGCATAATGctaacaaatgcaaaataaaagtgGTGAAAATCATTAACTTTTCAGTTATAGTAATTATAGGGGTTATAGCTGAAATTTGTCTACCTCAAACTTAACTTTGAATGTAATTTTCCCTTTAAGGTTAACTTTTTCCTTAATTATAAAAACCTTGAACATATAGTGGATAATTCCAAGTCCAACAGCTCGTTGGACCTTTATTGGCACTTCCAATTTATTTTAGAATGTGAAACAACAGGGACCAATCCTGACGAAGCATGGCAAGAATCCAGTGATGGAACTCAACGAGAAGAGACGTGGGCTGAAATACGAACTGATTTCAGAGACAGGTGGCAGCCATGACAAACGCTTTGTCATGGAGGTGAGCTGACTTTGTAGTCCTCTCTGCACATGGTTACATTTATAGACATGCTGTGCAGTTTTAACTTCCAGGCCTAGTAACATTTCATTAGTTCATACTAATTTCTGTTTGACACTGCGCGTGGAAGTAGCAAGCTATGCCATAATTAACCAGCATGGCAGTGACAAAAGGTCACTCTCTTGTGTGGCTATTACTGATTCATAGCATGGTTATTTAATCTGTTTTGAAGGTTGAGGTTGATGGGCAGAAATTTCAAGGAGCTGGCTCGAACAAAAAAGTGGCAAAAGCCTATGCTGCTCTAGCTGCCCTGGAGAAGCTGTTTCCCGATACTCCAGTTGCTATTGAGCCCAATAAGAAGAAAAGAGCCCCTGTACCTGCAAGGGGAGGACCCAAGTTTGCTGTAAAGGTAGGTAGACTTGCTGGTGATTaaatgtctgtgtctgtgtgtgtcctaAGCACTACTACTCTACGCCCcggagaggctggggaggggtggtGGTTATCCCAGTTTACCTTCAGAGAAATGGAGATTGATTTACCCCTAAATTTTTAGAATTAGGACCAAACGCTCAGATTTGCGACTTAGTTCTATCCGCGTTGAACTTTAGCAACACAAATCAGTTTAATCTTGGACATATAAATACTGATATAAAAACGGGATTGTGTAACAAGTTGTCTTTTCCACAGCAGCATAATCCAGGTTTTGGAATGGGGGGCCCCATGCACAATGAAGTGCCACCTCCCCCAAATCTGCGTGGACGTGGTAGAGGAGGCAACATCAGAGGCCGTGGTAGAGGCAGAGGTGGATTTGGTGGTGGCAATCATGGTGGCTATATGAATGCTGGTGAGTTACCATGAATGTTTCACTCTACTAACTTCATGTCTGCTGTCTCATGTTAAAGTGAAGTGCCTGTCCACAAATCGGTATCTCCAATGGAGTTGATCAGCTTTCGTGCAAGTTCTTACGTTACACAAGTTAAATAACTTACACTGTAGCTTCTTGGAAATGAAGTTTGTTTTAATAGCTTTTCATTCCTTTCATTAACAATAGAAAATGAATATCTTAGAGTAATTGCTTTACTCCATTCTAGGAGCTGGATACGGAAGCTATGGTTATGGAGGAAATTCGGCAACAGCAGGCTATAGTAAGTGTTAATGTTTTAATCTTTGAAACACAGCACCCTACTGGGATTACTCAAACTCTGGGTTACAACATACAGTGATATACCTGTATCTGAACCATCATagcatgttcatttttaaaatgagaactaATAAAAGGGAGCTGAATCAGGTGTTTAAAACTTAAACTCAAATCCAGGTGACTTTAGGTTTCCTCTTCAAAtgtgaatattttaaatttctctgcTTTAAGCCATGTGAAGCAATCCACCACTCTTGTGAATAAGATTTTCCCGAAAATACACAGCTATTTGTCTTGAGAAGAAACCTTCATTGGGGGGTGACAGGAGCAGAGAAATCTAAAACATGACTTTCAAATGTGGCGCATTTTGCCATCTTCAAAAGaattctaatttttttctctgctctgtcTCCCCCTTTTGTAGGTGACTTTTTCACAGACTGCTACGGCTATCATGATTTTGGGTCTTCCTAGATCATCTAAAAGTATTGCAAAAAAACAGCTTTTTACTCCAATTTTCTCGAACTCCAAAACCCAAAGTGTTCGTGGTGTGTCCCTGTGCTTCACTGGGTTTCTCAACAGTGGCTTTTCACCGCAGCTTGTCTGAAACTATTAGCCTGCAGAACTTAAGACAGTGGCAGTTCTTATTGTGATTTGCCTTTGAACTTGGTCGTAATTTGATGTACACAACAGGGGGAACTAATTATCCAAGAACGTTTTTGTGCAGTTTGCACAAATTTTAAAGTCAGCTCTGTTCAGCATAAAGGCAAAAAGCCCACCTTTGCTTTTTATGGAAAGcattactttatttttaagaaacaaatACTGAAGTTTTAATCTACCTTTGTCTTAATTTACAGCAGGTTTTGTACAAAATTTAAGCCTTTTAATAAACATCAGAACTTGGGTTGATGCCTCTGACAGTAGGGAAGATACTTCCAATGTTTCTGAATCTAGTACAGCCAAGCTTTTTAAGCATGCAAAATGGTGACTTGTATGTGGAATCATATGTGCTAAATTAATCTTTACATCCTTTGTAATACACTGATGGATAAATGCTGGAGGGGTGTGACTTACTGTGGCTGATAGCTAGTATACTGTCAAAGGTATTGTATTGTGCTTCCAATACTGGTACAATAACTATCCAGGCATTAAGGAGTTGATGTAAAAAATGTCAGTTCTGATTACTTCTAAAAATGCGTGGGTTCATTAGATACATAAAATCAGGCTTTTTCTGATCCAAGTATGAAGGACCTAAAGCACTTCAAAAACTGAAATGTCCAAGGGTTGCAAACACAGCTGGCTGGCTGCGCAGGCCATCTGATATTCTCTGAGACAGCTTATGCCTCTTGTAAAATACACATTGCTCTAAAAGCAGAAGTATTTAATAGCCCAGCCAATGAAACTTCATAAGATTTTGAAGTCTCAGGGAATCAGTTGCCCTTTGAGACTCTGGAATGTTTAATAAAACATCATGTGTTCAGTCCTTTATTCTTGCTATGATACTtatgtttcaaaactgtattttttgTCACTGTTCTTTTTAGCTGCAAATCCTGCAGCActgcattaatttaatttgtgaGGCTCAATAACGTTTGAGGTAACTCGGTAATTTAAACTGGTGAAAACAGTAACTTGTGAAATA
The sequence above is a segment of the Gopherus evgoodei ecotype Sinaloan lineage unplaced genomic scaffold, rGopEvg1_v1.p scaffold_40_arrow_ctg1, whole genome shotgun sequence genome. Coding sequences within it:
- the ILF3 gene encoding interleukin enhancer-binding factor 3 isoform X7: MRPMRIFVNDDRHVMAKHSAVYPTQEELEAVQNMVSHTERALKAVSDWIDEQEKVSGEQPEPEAMETAAEEENKEGGDQKAAEHLTRTLRGVMRVGLVAKGLLLKGDLDLELVLLCKEKPTTGLLDKVAENLGVQLATITEDKYEIIQSVSEAAIIIKNTQEPPLTLTIHLTSPVVREEMEKLLAGETLSVNDTPDVLDRQKCLAALASLRHAKWFQARANGLKSCVIVIRVLRDLCTRVPTWGPLRGWPLELLCEKSIGTANRPMGAGEALRRVLECLASGIVMPDGSGIYDPCEKEATDAIGHLDRQQREDITQSAQHALRLAAFGQLHKVLGMDPLPSKMPKKPKNENPVDYTVQIPPSTTYAITPMKRPMEEDGEEKSPSKKKKKIQKKEEKTEPPQAMNALMKLNQLKPGLQYKLVSQTGPVHAPIFTMSVEVDGSTFEASGPSKKTAKLHVAVKVLQDMGLPTGVEGKESGKGDESAEETEQKPVVVAPPPVVETISTPSAASPPSEQTSENVKQQGPILTKHGKNPVMELNEKRRGLKYELISETGGSHDKRFVMEVEVDGQKFQGAGSNKKVAKAYAALAALEKLFPDTPVAIEPNKKKRAPVPARGGPKFAVKHNPGFGMGGPMHNEVPPPPNLRGRGRGGNIRGRGRGRGGFGGGNHGGYMNAGAGYGSYGYGGNSATAGYSDFFTDCYGYHDFGSS
- the ILF3 gene encoding interleukin enhancer-binding factor 3 isoform X5; its protein translation is MRPMRIFVNDDRHVMAKHSAVYPTQEELEAVQNMVSHTERALKAVSDWIDEQEKVSGEQPEPEAMETAAEEENKEGGDQKAAEHLTRTLRGVMRVGLVAKGLLLKGDLDLELVLLCKEKPTTGLLDKVAENLGVQLATITEDKYEIIQSVSEAAIIIKNTQEPPLTLTIHLTSPVVREEMEKLLAGETLSVNDTPDVLDRQKCLAALASLRHAKWFQARANGLKSCVIVIRVLRDLCTRVPTWGPLRGWPLELLCEKSIGTANRPMGAGEALRRVLECLASGIVMPDGSGIYDPCEKEATDAIGHLDRQQREDITQSAQHALRLAAFGQLHKVLGMDPLPSKMPKKPKNENPVDYTVQIPPSTTYAITPMKRPMEEDGEEKSPSKKKKKIQKKEEKTEPPQAMNALMKLNQLKPGLQYKLVSQTGPVHAPIFTMSVEVDGSTFEASGPSKKTAKLHVAVKVLQDMGLPTGVEGKESGKGDESAEETEQKPVVVAPPPVVETISTPSAASPPSEQTSENVKQQGPILTKHGKNPVMELNEKRRGLKYELISETGGSHDKRFVMEVEVDGQKFQGAGSNKKVAKAYAALAALEKLFPDTPVAIEPNKKKRAPVPARGGPKFAVKQHNPGFGMGGPMHNEVPPPPNLRGRGRGGNIRGRGRGRGGFGGGNHGGYMNAGAGYGSYGYGGNSATAGYSDFFTDCYGYHDFGSS
- the ILF3 gene encoding interleukin enhancer-binding factor 3 isoform X6; its protein translation is MRPMRIFVNDDRHVMAKHSAVYPTQEELEAVQNMVSHTERALKAVSDWIDEQEKVSGEQPEPEAMETAAEEENKEGGDQKAAEHLTRTLRGVMRVGLVAKGLLLKGDLDLELVLLCKEKPTTGLLDKVAENLGVQLATITEDKYEIIQSVSEAAIIIKNTQEPPLTLTIHLTSPVVREEMEKLLAGETLSVNDTPDVLDRQKCLAALASLRHAKWFQARANGLKSCVIVIRVLRDLCTRVPTWGPLRGWPLELLCEKSIGTANRPMGAGEALRRVLECLASGIVMPDGSGIYDPCEKEATDAIGHLDRQQREDITQSAQHALRLAAFGQLHKVLGMDPLPSKMPKKPKNENPVDYTVQIPPSTTYAITPMKRPMEEDGEEKSPSKKKKKIQKKEEKTEPPQAMNALMKLNQLKPGLQYKLVSQTGPVHAPIFTMSVEVDGSTFEASGPSKKTAKLHVAVKVLQDMGLPTGVEGKESGKGDESAEETEQKPVVVAPPPVVETISTPSAASPPSEQTSEGPILTKHGKNPVMELNEKRRGLKYELISETGGSHDKRFVMEVEVDGQKFQGAGSNKKVAKAYAALAALEKLFPDTPVAIEPNKKKRAPVPARGGPKFAVKQHNPGFGMGGPMHNEVPPPPNLRGRGRGGNIRGRGRGRGGFGGGNHGGYMNAGAGYGSYGYGGNSATAGYSDFFTDCYGYHDFGSS
- the ILF3 gene encoding interleukin enhancer-binding factor 3 isoform X1, translating into MRPMRIFVNDDRHVMAKHSAVYPTQEELEAVQNMVSHTERALKAVSDWIDEQEKVSGEQPEPEAMETAAEEENKEGGDQKAAEHLTRTLRGVMRVGLVAKGLLLKGDLDLELVLLCKEKPTTGLLDKVAENLGVQLATITEDKYEIIQSVSEAAIIIKNTQEPPLTLTIHLTSPVVREEMEKLLAGETLSVNDTPDVLDRQKCLAALASLRHAKWFQARANGLKSCVIVIRVLRDLCTRVPTWGPLRGWPLELLCEKSIGTANRPMGAGEALRRVLECLASGIVMPDGSGIYDPCEKEATDAIGHLDRQQREDITQSAQHALRLAAFGQLHKVLGMDPLPSKMPKKPKNENPVDYTVQIPPSTTYAITPMKRPMEEDGEEKSPSKKKKKIQKKEEKTEPPQAMNALMKLNQLKPGLQYKLVSQTGPVHAPIFTMSVEVDGSTFEASGPSKKTAKLHVAVKVLQDMGLPTGVEGKESGKGDESAEETEQKPVVVAPPPVVETISTPSAASPPSEQTSENVKQQGPILTKHGKNPVMELNEKRRGLKYELISETGGSHDKRFVMEVEVDGQKFQGAGSNKKVAKAYAALAALEKLFPDTPVAIEPNKKKRAPVPARGGPKFAVKQHNPGFGMGGPMHNEVPPPPNLRGRGRGGNIRGRGRGRGGFGGGNHGGYMNAGAGYGSYGYGGNSATAGYSQFYSNGGHSGNTGSGGGGGGGGGSSGYGSYYQGGDNYSSPVPPKHAGKKQQHGGQQKPSYGSGYQSHQGQQQQSYNQNQYSNYGPPQGKQKGYNHGQGNYSYSNSYNSSGGGSDYNYESKFNYGGGSGRGGGGNNYGSGGGSSYNTGSHSGYGGGSGGGGSSYQGKQGGYSSQTNYSSPGSGQNYSGPPSSYQASQGGYGRNDHSMNYQYR
- the ILF3 gene encoding interleukin enhancer-binding factor 3 isoform X2; the protein is MRPMRIFVNDDRHVMAKHSAVYPTQEELEAVQNMVSHTERALKAVSDWIDEQEKVSGEQPEPEAMETAAEEENKEGGDQKAAEHLTRTLRGVMRVGLVAKGLLLKGDLDLELVLLCKEKPTTGLLDKVAENLGVQLATITEDKYEIIQSVSEAAIIIKNTQEPPLTLTIHLTSPVVREEMEKLLAGETLSVNDTPDVLDRQKCLAALASLRHAKWFQARANGLKSCVIVIRVLRDLCTRVPTWGPLRGWPLELLCEKSIGTANRPMGAGEALRRVLECLASGIVMPDGSGIYDPCEKEATDAIGHLDRQQREDITQSAQHALRLAAFGQLHKVLGMDPLPSKMPKKPKNENPVDYTVQIPPSTTYAITPMKRPMEEDGEEKSPSKKKKKIQKKEEKTEPPQAMNALMKLNQLKPGLQYKLVSQTGPVHAPIFTMSVEVDGSTFEASGPSKKTAKLHVAVKVLQDMGLPTGVEGKESGKGDESAEETEQKPVVVAPPPVVETISTPSAASPPSEQTSENVKQQGPILTKHGKNPVMELNEKRRGLKYELISETGGSHDKRFVMEVEVDGQKFQGAGSNKKVAKAYAALAALEKLFPDTPVAIEPNKKKRAPVPARGGPKFAVKHNPGFGMGGPMHNEVPPPPNLRGRGRGGNIRGRGRGRGGFGGGNHGGYMNAGAGYGSYGYGGNSATAGYSQFYSNGGHSGNTGSGGGGGGGGGSSGYGSYYQGGDNYSSPVPPKHAGKKQQHGGQQKPSYGSGYQSHQGQQQQSYNQNQYSNYGPPQGKQKGYNHGQGNYSYSNSYNSSGGGSDYNYESKFNYGGGSGRGGGGNNYGSGGGSSYNTGSHSGYGGGSGGGGSSYQGKQGGYSSQTNYSSPGSGQNYSGPPSSYQASQGGYGRNDHSMNYQYR
- the ILF3 gene encoding interleukin enhancer-binding factor 3 isoform X3; the protein is MRPMRIFVNDDRHVMAKHSAVYPTQEELEAVQNMVSHTERALKAVSDWIDEQEKVSGEQPEPEAMETAAEEENKEGGDQKAAEHLTRTLRGVMRVGLVAKGLLLKGDLDLELVLLCKEKPTTGLLDKVAENLGVQLATITEDKYEIIQSVSEAAIIIKNTQEPPLTLTIHLTSPVVREEMEKLLAGETLSVNDTPDVLDRQKCLAALASLRHAKWFQARANGLKSCVIVIRVLRDLCTRVPTWGPLRGWPLELLCEKSIGTANRPMGAGEALRRVLECLASGIVMPDGSGIYDPCEKEATDAIGHLDRQQREDITQSAQHALRLAAFGQLHKVLGMDPLPSKMPKKPKNENPVDYTVQIPPSTTYAITPMKRPMEEDGEEKSPSKKKKKIQKKEEKTEPPQAMNALMKLNQLKPGLQYKLVSQTGPVHAPIFTMSVEVDGSTFEASGPSKKTAKLHVAVKVLQDMGLPTGVEGKESGKGDESAEETEQKPVVVAPPPVVETISTPSAASPPSEQTSEGPILTKHGKNPVMELNEKRRGLKYELISETGGSHDKRFVMEVEVDGQKFQGAGSNKKVAKAYAALAALEKLFPDTPVAIEPNKKKRAPVPARGGPKFAVKQHNPGFGMGGPMHNEVPPPPNLRGRGRGGNIRGRGRGRGGFGGGNHGGYMNAGAGYGSYGYGGNSATAGYSQFYSNGGHSGNTGSGGGGGGGGGSSGYGSYYQGGDNYSSPVPPKHAGKKQQHGGQQKPSYGSGYQSHQGQQQQSYNQNQYSNYGPPQGKQKGYNHGQGNYSYSNSYNSSGGGSDYNYESKFNYGGGSGRGGGGNNYGSGGGSSYNTGSHSGYGGGSGGGGSSYQGKQGGYSSQTNYSSPGSGQNYSGPPSSYQASQGGYGRNDHSMNYQYR
- the ILF3 gene encoding interleukin enhancer-binding factor 3 isoform X4, whose protein sequence is MRPMRIFVNDDRHVMAKHSAVYPTQEELEAVQNMVSHTERALKAVSDWIDEQEKVSGEQPEPEAMETAAEEENKEGGDQKAAEHLTRTLRGVMRVGLVAKGLLLKGDLDLELVLLCKEKPTTGLLDKVAENLGVQLATITEDKYEIIQSVSEAAIIIKNTQEPPLTLTIHLTSPVVREEMEKLLAGETLSVNDTPDVLDRQKCLAALASLRHAKWFQARANGLKSCVIVIRVLRDLCTRVPTWGPLRGWPLELLCEKSIGTANRPMGAGEALRRVLECLASGIVMPDGSGIYDPCEKEATDAIGHLDRQQREDITQSAQHALRLAAFGQLHKVLGMDPLPSKMPKKPKNENPVDYTVQIPPSTTYAITPMKRPMEEDGEEKSPSKKKKKIQKKEEKTEPPQAMNALMKLNQLKPGLQYKLVSQTGPVHAPIFTMSVEVDGSTFEASGPSKKTAKLHVAVKVLQDMGLPTGVEGKESGKGDESAEETEQKPVVVAPPPVVETISTPSAASPPSEQTSEGPILTKHGKNPVMELNEKRRGLKYELISETGGSHDKRFVMEVEVDGQKFQGAGSNKKVAKAYAALAALEKLFPDTPVAIEPNKKKRAPVPARGGPKFAVKQHNPGFGMGGPMHNEVPPPPNLRGRGRGGNIRGRGRGRGGFGGGNHGGYMNAGAGYGSYGYGGNSATAGYSQFYSNGGHSGNTGSGGGGGGGGGSSGYGSYYQGGDNYSSPVPPKHAGKKQQHGGQQKPSYGSGYQSHQGQQQQSYNQNQYSNYGPPQGKQKGYNHGQGNYSYSNSYNSSGGGSDYNYESKFNYGGGSGRGGGGNNYGSGGGSSYNTGSHSGYGGGSGGGGSSYQGGYSSQTNYSSPGSGQNYSGPPSSYQASQGGYGRNDHSMNYQYR